The following proteins are encoded in a genomic region of Cercospora beticola chromosome 8, complete sequence:
- a CDS encoding uncharacterized protein (BUSCO:EOG092619L1) — protein sequence MSITPEAIWAASPSTTRGQPTPLSADSKGERIAYASNKSIFVRSIDNPEIAKQYTGHTTTTSVARFSPSGFYIASGDISGSVRVWDSVGAETTKGEYHIIAGRINDIAWDGDSQRIIAVGDGKERFGHCITADSGNSVGEISGHSQQINCVDVRKQRPLRAATGSDDMSMCFFHGAPFKFNTSVRGKHDKFVYATQFSPDGSSLVTVGSDKRIWIYDGKTGEAVKQIGEGEDGHKGSIFGVSWSPDGKKVVTVSGDQTVKIWEVDSGKLVQSWRLGEEGKVSVQDQQVGVVWPQGRSDGLIISLDLEGNLNYFKEGTDKPVKVVRGHQRAITAATAPSDGKTLWTGSAEGRLRTWDISTGSADLVDGESHSNYISSVACLPSTGSDDSRIFSVGWDDSLRTVDAAQKSFLGSAVKTEGQPKSATVAIIAGKPHTLVATTAGITSYHNGESAGAFQTPAPVTTVAAAGSVVAAGSDDKLVRIFNASSASSFSEVTTLKEATSPISALSFSPDGSHLAVGLTNGKIFAYSNASGSWTLETNRWSAHTARVTSLAWSPANKHVVSGALDTNVFVWSLADPGKRVKANNAHKEGVGAVAWITDDKVISMGADAAVKVWKVAGVP from the coding sequence ATGTCAATCACGCCCGAAGCTATCTGGGCTGCTTCGCCTAGCACCACCCGCGGCCAACCCACACCTCTCTCCGCCGACAGCAAGGGCGAGCGAATAGCTTATGCTTCCAACAAGTCCATCTTTGTCCGGTCCATTGACAACCCAGAAATCGCGAAACAATACACCGGTCATACAACAACCACCTCCGTTGCCCGATTCTCTCCTTCAGGCTTCTACATTGCCTCTGGTGACATTTCAGGATCCGTCCGTGTTTGGGATAGTGTTGGAGCTGAGACCACGAAGGGCGAATACCACATCATCGCAGGCCGCATAAACGATATTGCTTGGGATGGTGATAGTCAGCGGATAATTGCAGTCGGAGATGGCAAAGAGAGATTCGGGCACTGCATTACAGCAGACTCTGGGAACAGCGTGGGAGAGATCAGTGGTCACAGCCAGCAGATCAACTGTGTCGATGTGCGGAAACAGAGGCCACTCCGGGCTGCAACAGGGAGTGACGATATGAGCATGTGCTTTTTCCACGGAGCGCCCTTCAAGTTCAACACAAGTGTGAGAGGGAAGCATGACAAGTTCGTGTATGCGACGCAGTTCTCTCCGgatggcagcagcttggTCACAGTGGGAAGCGACAAACGGATATGGATATACGATGGCAAGACGGGAGAAGCGGTGAAGCAGATTGGTGAGGGTGAAGACGGACACAAGGGCTCAATTTTCGGTGTGAGCTGGAGCCCTGATGGCAAGAAGGTGGTCACAGTATCCGGTGACCAGACTGTCAAGATCTGGGAGGTCGACAGCGGGAAGCTTGTGCAGAGTTGGAGATTGGGCGAAGAGGGCAAAGTCAGTGTGCAGGATCAACAAGTTGGCGTGGTCTGGCCGCAAGGGCGAAGCGATGGTCTGATCATATCTCTGGACCTTGAAGGCAACTTGAACTACTTCAAAGAAGGTACTGACAAGCCTGTGAAGGTTGTCAGAGGACATCAAAGAGCCATCACAGCGGCGACGGCACCAAGTGATGGCAAGACTTTATGGACAGGATCCGCAGAAGGACGGCTCCGCACATGGGACATCTCGACTGGCTCCGCGGACCTTGTTGACGGCGAAAGTCATTCGAACTACATTTCAAGCGTAGCCTGCCTACCGAGCACTGGAAGTGATGACTCGCGCATATTTTCAGTGGGCTGGGACGACAGTTTGCGGACTGTTGATGCTGCTCAGAAGTCCTTTCTGGGGTCGGCGGTCAAGACAGAAGGGCAGCCAAAGTCGGCAACTGTCGCCATCATTGCTGGAAAGCCGCACACTCTCGTTGCCACTACAGCGGGCATCACTTCATATCACAATGGTGAGAGTGCAGGCGCTTTCCAGACTCCTGCGCCGGTGACAACTGTCGCCGCAGCTGGCAGCGTCGTAGCCGCTGGATCTGACGACAAGCTTGTTCGCATCTTCAATGCATCTTCGGCCTCGTCTTTCTCTGAAGTAACAACACTCAAGGAAGCGACGTCACCGATCTCAGCGTTATCATTCTCGCCCGATGGTAGCCATCTCGCTGTTGGGTTGACCAATGGAAAGATCTTTGCATACTCGAACGCCTCTGGGAGCTGGACTCTCGAGACGAACCGCTGGTCGGCACATACTGCACGTGTGACTTCTCTGGCATGGAGCCCAGCTAACAAGCACGTTGTCTCGGGAGCGCTCGACACGAACGTCTTCGTCTGGTCACTGGCTGATCCAGGCAAACGAGTGAAGGCGAATAATGCGCACAAGGAAGGCGTTGGCGCTGTTGCGTGGATAACAGATGACAAAGTCATCTCGATGggagctgatgctgctgtaAAGGTATGGAAGGTTGCAGGCGTGCCGTAG
- a CDS encoding uncharacterized protein (MEROPS:MER0003297) — protein MDHASPKRKQPPAGNDSSRPTKQVRRPSQSLQMENGGKKIENGVTASAADTPNGHVSPQHSVDEDAMSVIPASGPDTAEWQATIEKVVSNVVSIHFCQTCSFDTDSAISSEATGFVVDAERGYILTNRHVVGAGPFWGYVIFDNHEECDVFPVYRDPVHDFGILRFDPEKIRYIKLSSLELRPDLAKVGAEIRVVGNDAGEKLSILSGVISRLDRNAPEYGEGYSDFNTNYIQAAAAASGGSSGSPVVNIDGHAVALQAGGRSDGAATDYFLPLDRPLRALQCIREGKHVDRGTIQTQWILKPFDECRRLGLTPEWESKVRAEFPKETGMLVAEVVLPKGPADGKLEEGDVLLKVNDSLLTQFVRLDAVLDDSVGGKVKLLIQRGGQDMEVEINVGDLHLITPDRFVSVAGAAFHNLSYQQARLYAIAIEGAGVYCCEAAGSFRFEGSEYGWLIQSIDHKPTPDLDTFVEVMKGIPDRSRVVVTYKHLRDMHTLNTSIMFVDRHWSKNMRMAVRNDESGLWDFTDLAEPIPPTAPVPRKGNFITMAGAQHKAAVDIIKSFVRVSVTLPLKLDGFPKARKIGFGLVIDAEKGLVVISRAIVPYDMCDISVTIADSIIVEGKVVFLHPLQNYTVIQYDPKLVQADVRTAKLATEQIKQGESTIFFGFNQNLRPVVAKTTVTDITTVAIPASASTPRYRAVNLDAITVDTSLSAQCGSGVLISEDGTVQALWLTYLGERTGHSGKDIEYHLGFSTPGLLPVIDEVRTGKNPQLNILNLETQTIQMSQARIMGVPEEWIDRVEREDPERHQLFMVRKVDADESIKPGESSLLEGDIILTLNDQLITRVTNMDLMYTNPSLKALIIRKQQQLSLTIPTVPTQELETHHILVFCGAVLHRPHHAVRQQISKIHSDIYVSARFRGSPSYAYGLAPTNFILAVNATPVNTLPELLQEVNKIPDNTYFRLKVMTFDNVPWVATMKKNEHYFPTMEFVKDPNEREGWKRIMYENGKKKVGKGEILPEVLEEGIGAAEDMEEGS, from the coding sequence ATGGACCATGCTTCGCCCAAGCGCAAGCAGCCCCCGGCCGGCAATGACTCCTCGCGGCCCACGAAACAGGTCCGACGGCCTTCACAATCTCTGCAGATGGAGAATGGTgggaagaagatcgagaacgGCGTCacagcttcagcagcagacacACCCAACGGGCACGTGTCTCCTCAGCACTCAGTCGATGAGGACGCCATGAGTGTGATACCAGCTTCCGGGCCAGATACTGCAGAATGGCAGGCCACAATCGAAAAAGTGGTCAGCAATGTCGTCAGCATTCACTTCTGCCAGACTTGCTCGTTCGACACAGACAGCGCCATCTCGAGCGAGGCCACTGGATTTGTTGTCGATGCAGAGCGCGGATACATTCTCACCAATCGTCACGTCGTCGGCGCTGGCCCGTTCTGGGGTTATGTCATATTCGATAACCACGAGGAGTGCGATGTATTTCCTGTCTATCGCGACCCAGTACACGATTTCGGCATCTTGCGCTTTGATCCCGAAAAGATTCGCTACATCAAGTTGAGCTCGCTGGAACTGAGGCCAGACCTCGCAAAAGTTGGCGCTGAGATCAGAGTTGTGGGTAACGATGCGGGAGAGAAACTGAGTATCTTGTCTGGAGTCATTTCTAGATTGGACAGGAATGCTCCCGAGTACGGCGAGGGCTACAGCGATTTCAACACAAACTACATTCaggccgctgctgcagcaagtGGAGGGTCTTCGGGATCGCCTGTGGTCAACATCGATGGACATGCAGTCGCGCTGCAGGCCGGTGGAAGATCGGACGGCGCCGCAACAGACTACTTTTTGCCTCTGGATCGACCGTTACGAGCGCTGCAGTGcattcgagaaggaaagcatgTGGATCGAGGGACAATTCAGACACAGTGGATACTGAAACCTTTCGATGAATGTCGAAGGCTTGGGCTCACTCCGGAGTGGGAAAGCAAGGTGCGAGCAGAGTTCCCGAAGGAGACGGGTATGCTCGTAGCAGAAGTCGTGCTGCCTAAGGGACCAGCAGATGGCAAGCTAGAGGAGGGCGATGTTCTGCTCAAAGTCAACGACAGTCTCCTCACGCAGTTCGTGAGGTTGGACGCCGTTCTTGACGACAGCGTTGGCGGCAAAGTCAAGTTATTGATTCAAAGAGGCGGCCAAGACATGGAAGTCGAGATTAACGTTGGTGATCTCCACCTCATTACTCCCGATCGCTTCGTATCAGTTGCCGGTGCTGCATTTCACAACTTGTCTTACCAGCAGGCGAGACTATACGCAATCGCGATAGAGGGCGCTGGCGTATACTGCTGCGAAGCTGCAGGCTCCTTCAGATTTGAAGGCTCTGAATACGGGTGGCTGATACAGTCTATTGACCACAAGCCCACGCCTGACCTGGACACTTTCGTCGAGGTCATGAAAGGGATCCCGGATCGCAGCAGAGTGGTAGTCACGTACAAGCATTTACGAGATATGCACACGCTAAACACGAGTATCATGTTTGTCGATCGGCATTGGAGCAAGAACATGCGCATGGCGGTCCGAAACGACGAGAGCGGCCTTTGGGACTTTACGGATCTGGCCGAACCTATACCACCTACAGCACCCGTCCCGAGAAAGGGCAACTTCATCACTATGGCCGGCGCGCAGCACAAGGCTGCTGTGGACATCATCAAGTCCTTCGTGCGGGTATCTGTCACTCTGCCGCTGAAGCTCGATGGCTTTCCGAAAGCTCGCAAGATTGGATTTGGTCTGGTCATTGATGCCGAGAAGGGTCTGGTCGTGATCTCACGAGCGATTGTGCCCTACGACATGTGCGACATTTCAGTCACCATCGCAGACTCGATCATCGTAGAGGGCAAAGTCGTTTTCCTACACCCGCTGCAAAACTACACGGTCATTCAATATGATCCGAAGCTCGTACAGGCGGATGTGCGAACTGCCAAATTGGCCACCGAGCAGATCAAGCAGGGAGAGTCGACGATATTCTTCGGCTTCAACCAGAACCTGCGGCCCGTCGTTGCGAAGACCACCGTGACGGACATCACGACTGTGGCTATTCCCGCAAGCGCCTCAACTCCTCGTTACCGTGCTGTCAATCTGGATGCGATCACTGTAGACACATCGCTCAGTGCGCAGTGCGGCAGCGGTGTCTTGATCAGCGAAGACGGCACTGTGCAGGCTCTTTGGCTCACATACCTTGGCGAGCGCACAGGCCACAGCGGCAAAGACATCGAGTACCATCTCGGTTTCTCTACGCCAGGTCTGCTCCCGGTGATCGACGAGGTGCGAACAGGCAAGAACCCACAACTCAACATTCTCAACCTCGAGACACAGACGATTCAAATGTCCCAAGCCCGCATTATGGGCGTGCCCGAAGAATGGATCGACCGCGTCGAACGCGAAGACCCCGAACGCCACCAGCTCTTCATGGTCCGCAAAGTCGACGCCGACGAATCAATCAAACCGGGCGAATCGTCCCTCCTCGAAGGCGACATCATCCTCACCCTCAACGATCAACTCATCACCCGCGTGACAAACATGGACCTAATGTACACCAACCCATCCCTCAAAGCCCTCATCATCcgcaaacaacaacaactctCCCTCACAATCCCCACAGTCCCCACCCAAGAACTCGAAACCCACcacatcctcgtcttctgcggCGCAGtccttcatcgtcctcaccACGCCGTCCGCCAACAAATCTCAAAAATCCACTCCGACATCTACGTCTCTGCTCGATTCCGTGGCTCCCCATCATACGCCTACGGTCTCGCCCCAACGAATTTCATCCTCGCAGTCAACGCCACTCCAGTCAACACACTTCCAGAACTCCTCCAAGAAGTCAACAAAATCCCCGACAACACATATTTCCGTCTCAAAGTCATGACATTCGATAATGTCCCCTGggtggcgacgatgaagaagaacgagcATTATTTCCCCACGATGGAATTCGTCAAGGATCCGAATGAGCGGGAAGGATGGAAGAGGATCATGTATGAgaatgggaagaagaaggtcggaAAGGGGGAAATTTTGCCTGAGGTGCTCGAGGAAGGCATTGGTGCGGCAGAAGATATGGAAGAGGGGAGTTAA
- the APS2 gene encoding AP-2 complex subunit sigma, with amino-acid sequence MVISFILIQNRQGKTRLAKWYSPYNDDDKIKLKGEVHRLVAPRDQKHQSNFVEFRGSSKIVYRRYAGLFFCACVDANDNELAYLEAIHFFVEVLDQFFGNVCELDLVFNFYKVYAILDEVFLAGEIQETSKQVVLTRLEHLDKLE; translated from the exons ATGGTCATCTCCTTCATTCTAATCCAAAATCGCCA AGGCAAGACCCGGCTAGCGAAATGGTACTCCCCctacaacgacgacgacaaaatCAAACTCAAAGGCGAAGTCCACCGTCTCGTAGCACCTCGTGACCAAAAGCACCAATCCAATTTCGTCGAATTCCGCGGCTCCTCGAAGATCGTTTATCGCCGATACGCCGGGTTATTCTTCTGCGCGTGCGTAGATGCAAACGATAATGAGTTAGCGTATTTGGAAGCAATACATTTCTTCGTTGAAGTACTGGATCAGTTCTTTGGGAATGTGTGTGAGTTGGATTTGGTGTTCAACTTCTATAAG GTTTATGCCATTCTGGACGAAGTCTTCCTTGCAGGCGAAATCCAGGAGACTAGCAAACAGGTGGTGCTTACGCGATTGGAGCATCTGGATAAATTGGAGTAG